The sequence CGGCGCGCATGGTGGCTGGGTTGGTCGCGCGCCTTCCGGCCGAACGCCTGCAGGTCAACGGACCGCCCGTGTTGCCGCTCGATGTGATCGCGCGCGACGGCCTGGCGTGCGAGGTCAGCCTGGTTCGCGGCGAGGTTGCGATCCAGCCGATAGCGCGGACCGCCACCAGCCCCGGGCTGGAGGGTGCGGCTTTGGGCTACAGCACCTCCGTCTACGGCGGCAAACCCTGGCGCACTTACGTGCTGCAAGTCGGCGAGGTGCGCATTGCCACCGCCGACCGCATGGATGCACGCGAAGGCCTGCTGCGCGAAATTGCGCTCTCCGCGGCGGCACCGTTTGCCATCGCGATGGCGGTCAGCCTGGTGCTGCTGTGGATTGGCGTCGGGCGGGGCTTGGCCCCGATCGAACGGGTGCGAACGGCGCTGCTGAACCGGCGCGCGGATGCCCAATCGCCCCTGCCCGCCATCGACGCGCCACCCGAACTGCAGCCGCTGATCGACACCATCGCCCACCTGCTGGTGCGCGTGCAGGACGTGATCGAGCGCGAGCGGCGCTTCACCGACGACGCCGCACACGAACTGCGAACGCCACTGACCGCCATCAAGACGCATCTGCAGGTGCTGCGCCTGGCGTGCGGAGAATCTGGATTGCATGGCGCCGCGGGCGAGGCGCTGGCCAATGCGCAGCAAGGTGTGGCGCGGCTGCATCGCACGCTCGAACAACTGTTGTCGCTCGCGCGGATCGAAGGAGCGGTGAAGCCTGAGCATGCGCTGCGGGTCGATCTGCTGCATGCAGCGCAGCAGGCGATCGAAGATGCCTCGGCCGTCGCCCCACAGGTCGGTGGGGCCAGCGTCCGGTGCGTTGAGTTGCAGGCCACGGCAAACGCAGCATCGCTGGCAATGCCCGAGGCGTTGCTGGTTTCGGCTTTGCGCAACCTGCTCGACAACGCGTTGCGACATTCGCTCAGACCGGGCTCGGTCGTGCTGCGGATCGAACGGCTGCCAGGCCATGTGGCGTTCCGCGTCCTCGACGAAGGCCCAGGCATGAGCGCTGCCGAAGTTGCACAAGCGGCGCAGCGGTTCTGGCGACGCGGCAGCGGCAATGTGGAGGGCGATACCGGCAGCGGCCTGGGCCTGTCCATCGTCGATGCCATCGCAAGGCGCTATGGCGGCGAGTTTCACCTGGAGCCGCGCCGGGTCGCAGGCATGGAAGCCCGGCTGTGCTTTCCAGCTGAAGAGTGAACAAGATGGCAGTCATGCTACATCGGCCTCACGCATGCATCGCCATGTCATGCGCAAGAGCCAGCCGACGGTCGG is a genomic window of Hydrogenophaga sp. RAC07 containing:
- a CDS encoding sensor histidine kinase; amino-acid sequence: MTLRLRLVTIIGFSLTLLWSVVAVWMFMDVREQLRSALDERLAASARMVAGLVARLPAERLQVNGPPVLPLDVIARDGLACEVSLVRGEVAIQPIARTATSPGLEGAALGYSTSVYGGKPWRTYVLQVGEVRIATADRMDAREGLLREIALSAAAPFAIAMAVSLVLLWIGVGRGLAPIERVRTALLNRRADAQSPLPAIDAPPELQPLIDTIAHLLVRVQDVIERERRFTDDAAHELRTPLTAIKTHLQVLRLACGESGLHGAAGEALANAQQGVARLHRTLEQLLSLARIEGAVKPEHALRVDLLHAAQQAIEDASAVAPQVGGASVRCVELQATANAASLAMPEALLVSALRNLLDNALRHSLRPGSVVLRIERLPGHVAFRVLDEGPGMSAAEVAQAAQRFWRRGSGNVEGDTGSGLGLSIVDAIARRYGGEFHLEPRRVAGMEARLCFPAEE